Proteins from one Chitinophaga oryzae genomic window:
- a CDS encoding SGNH/GDSL hydrolase family protein, which produces MKKLLPVLLLLLAMVPAWAQLESETFIARYGTLDNAWYHISARKKATVAFLGGSITNMEGWRGKVGDYLTRTYPATAFTLLNAGMPSLGSLPHAFRLQQDVLDKGPVDLLFVEAAVNDKVNGTPAAVQRRALEGIIRHALATNPHMNIVLMAFVDEDKMADYRAGKVPAEVALHEELAQRYHLPFINLAREVTARIDAGEFTWKEDFKDLHPSPFGQEVYFNTIRQLLDSAFKKPAPRKALAATLPPATDPFNYAAGHYVDVHTANRLQGFAVDESWKPSDNVHTRPGFVNVPMLVSGTTEASMELPFTGRTIGVALLSGPDAGVLRYSIDGKAEQQIDTRTQWSRSLYLPWYLVLGDELATGTHTLKITTTPGSACRIVHFLVNR; this is translated from the coding sequence ATGAAAAAACTACTCCCGGTATTGTTGTTGTTACTGGCCATGGTGCCTGCATGGGCACAGCTGGAAAGCGAAACTTTTATTGCCCGCTATGGTACCCTGGATAACGCGTGGTACCATATCAGTGCCCGTAAGAAAGCCACGGTGGCCTTCCTGGGCGGTTCTATCACCAATATGGAAGGTTGGCGTGGCAAGGTGGGCGATTATCTTACCCGCACCTACCCGGCTACGGCTTTTACGCTGCTCAATGCGGGCATGCCGTCGCTGGGCAGTCTGCCGCATGCTTTCCGCCTGCAGCAGGATGTGCTGGACAAAGGCCCGGTGGACCTGCTTTTTGTGGAAGCGGCGGTCAACGATAAAGTCAACGGCACGCCGGCTGCGGTGCAGCGCAGGGCGCTGGAAGGTATTATCCGGCACGCGCTGGCGACGAATCCGCATATGAACATTGTGCTGATGGCCTTTGTGGACGAAGATAAAATGGCAGACTACCGCGCGGGGAAAGTACCGGCGGAAGTAGCGCTGCATGAGGAACTGGCGCAGCGTTACCACCTGCCTTTCATCAACCTGGCCCGGGAAGTGACAGCCCGTATCGATGCGGGGGAGTTCACCTGGAAAGAAGATTTTAAAGACCTGCATCCGTCGCCGTTTGGGCAGGAAGTCTACTTTAATACGATCCGTCAGCTGCTGGACAGTGCGTTTAAAAAACCGGCGCCCCGGAAGGCGCTCGCCGCTACTCTACCGCCGGCAACGGACCCGTTCAACTACGCCGCGGGGCACTACGTGGACGTACATACGGCGAACCGGCTGCAGGGTTTTGCGGTGGATGAATCCTGGAAGCCGTCTGATAACGTGCATACAAGGCCGGGTTTTGTGAATGTGCCCATGCTGGTGTCCGGTACGACTGAAGCCTCCATGGAGCTGCCCTTTACGGGCCGTACCATAGGCGTGGCGCTGCTCTCCGGCCCCGACGCAGGCGTGCTCCGGTACAGCATCGATGGAAAAGCGGAGCAGCAGATAGACACCCGTACCCAATGGAGCCGCAGCCTTTATTTGCCGTGGTACCTGGTGCTGGGCGATGAACTGGCTACGGGCACCCATACACTGAAAATCACTACCACGCCCGGCAGCGCCTGCCGTATTGTACACTTTCTCGTGAACCGTTGA
- a CDS encoding sensor histidine kinase → MKKQASLSPYWQCQLAGWTIAALYWEVDAFVRSPVFSYSFAALNFVADITVNLLLTHAYRRFALQHGWHLLRPKALLWRIAPAVIILAVCFTLAVSLRFYWWDPHQGTFLQYLQINSRVPFMTGIRTMAVWVLAWHLYHYAQQQHTASRENARLQLLTKEIQLDNLTAQLNPHFFFNSLNNIKSLVLEDPTLARRAIDLLSDLLRNALYKRSDQLVTLQEELQLVSDYLELEKLRFEERLQVHIQADPALSHMGVPPLSLQTLVENGIKHGIAHSVNGGSIVINIAREGDRVLLSVQNPGTLQGTAAGGLGIRNLRERLQLQFSGQASFEIAGLPEGNVLAVIAIPFIH, encoded by the coding sequence ATGAAGAAGCAGGCGTCATTATCACCATACTGGCAATGCCAGCTGGCCGGCTGGACGATCGCCGCCCTTTACTGGGAGGTGGACGCTTTTGTCCGCAGCCCTGTTTTCAGTTACAGCTTCGCCGCCCTCAATTTTGTGGCAGACATCACCGTCAACCTGCTGCTGACGCATGCCTACCGCCGGTTTGCCCTGCAGCACGGCTGGCACCTGCTACGCCCCAAAGCGCTGCTGTGGCGTATTGCACCGGCTGTTATCATACTCGCCGTTTGTTTCACGCTGGCAGTGTCGCTGCGGTTCTACTGGTGGGACCCACACCAGGGGACTTTCCTTCAATACCTGCAAATCAACAGCCGTGTGCCTTTTATGACGGGCATCCGTACCATGGCGGTATGGGTGCTGGCCTGGCATCTTTATCATTATGCACAGCAACAGCATACCGCCTCCCGTGAAAATGCACGGCTGCAGCTGCTGACGAAAGAAATACAGCTGGACAACCTTACGGCGCAACTCAATCCGCATTTCTTTTTTAATTCGCTGAACAATATCAAGTCGCTGGTACTGGAAGACCCAACGCTGGCACGCAGAGCGATAGACCTGCTTTCAGACCTGCTGCGCAACGCTTTGTATAAACGGTCCGATCAACTGGTAACATTGCAGGAGGAGCTGCAGCTGGTCAGCGACTACCTGGAACTGGAGAAACTGCGTTTTGAAGAGCGGCTGCAGGTACACATCCAGGCAGATCCTGCGTTGAGCCATATGGGTGTTCCGCCGCTCAGTTTACAAACGCTGGTGGAAAACGGCATCAAACACGGCATCGCTCACAGCGTAAACGGCGGCAGTATCGTTATTAACATCGCGCGTGAGGGCGACCGGGTGCTGCTGTCCGTACAGAACCCGGGCACATTGCAGGGAACGGCGGCAGGCGGACTGGGTATCCGGAACCTCCGGGAACGGCTGCAGCTCCAGTTCTCCGGACAGGCATCCTTTGAGATCGCCGGGCTGCCGGAAGGAAATGTACTGGCTGTCATTGCTATCCCCTTTATCCATTAA
- a CDS encoding LytR/AlgR family response regulator transcription factor: MQKIQVLIIDDERAAREEIRRALQPYADYAVAGEARNVQEALALIQELQPGLLFLDVQMPGASGFELLAGLTEVPDVIFTTAYDTYAVQAFDNNALDYLLKPFRTERFAQAMEKHRTKVRERAALSGSTVPDKQLFIKDGDQCFFLRQNDIYLVESVNNYARIFSVNKQALIKTSLNQLEERLDPAVFFRANRYQLVHGRYITGIVAIDSDRLQLTVRGNITVIVSSRQAVRFKQWNKM; encoded by the coding sequence ATGCAAAAAATACAGGTGCTGATCATAGACGATGAACGGGCCGCCCGCGAAGAGATCAGGCGGGCATTGCAGCCGTATGCCGACTACGCCGTGGCAGGAGAAGCACGCAATGTGCAGGAGGCGCTGGCATTGATACAGGAGCTGCAACCCGGACTGTTGTTCCTCGACGTGCAGATGCCAGGCGCCAGTGGGTTTGAGCTGCTGGCCGGTTTAACGGAAGTACCCGATGTAATTTTCACTACTGCTTACGATACCTATGCCGTACAGGCATTCGACAACAACGCGCTGGATTACCTGTTAAAACCTTTCCGCACGGAGCGCTTTGCACAGGCGATGGAAAAACACCGTACCAAAGTACGGGAACGGGCTGCCCTGTCCGGCAGCACCGTGCCCGATAAACAGCTGTTCATCAAAGACGGCGACCAGTGTTTTTTTCTGCGGCAAAACGATATATACCTGGTGGAATCGGTCAACAACTACGCCCGCATATTCTCTGTGAATAAACAGGCGCTGATTAAAACTTCGCTGAACCAACTGGAAGAACGCCTGGACCCGGCCGTTTTCTTCCGGGCCAACCGGTACCAGTTGGTGCATGGCCGGTATATTACCGGTATTGTGGCAATAGACAGCGACCGGCTACAGCTCACGGTCCGTGGGAATATCACCGTCATCGTTTCCAGCCGGCAGGCCGTACGTTTCAAACAATGGAATAAAATGTAA
- a CDS encoding sugar O-acetyltransferase, producing MKSEREKMIAGELYDASDPQLQAERTRAKKLLHRLNVTEYLVTDSAREVLRELIPHTAGRLYIEPPFHCDYGYNIICGNQVYFNVNCVVLDVCPVKIGNNVMVGPAAQIYTATHPLDKVHRRSEEYGKPVVIGDDCWIGGGAIICPGVTIGSGSVVAAGAVVTKDVPENSLVAGNPAKVIRSIA from the coding sequence ATGAAAAGTGAAAGAGAAAAAATGATCGCAGGCGAACTGTATGACGCCTCAGACCCACAGCTGCAGGCCGAAAGAACAAGGGCTAAAAAGCTGCTGCACCGGTTGAACGTAACGGAATACCTGGTCACAGACAGCGCCCGCGAGGTGCTGCGGGAACTGATACCGCATACAGCAGGGCGTTTGTACATAGAACCGCCGTTTCATTGCGATTATGGTTATAATATCATTTGCGGCAACCAGGTCTACTTTAATGTCAACTGCGTAGTGCTGGATGTTTGCCCGGTGAAGATCGGCAACAATGTGATGGTAGGGCCTGCGGCACAAATATATACGGCCACGCATCCGCTGGATAAAGTACACCGCCGCAGTGAAGAATATGGAAAGCCGGTGGTGATCGGGGACGATTGCTGGATCGGCGGCGGCGCCATCATCTGCCCCGGCGTGACCATCGGCAGCGGTTCAGTTGTTGCCGCGGGAGCGGTGGTGACAAAAGATGTGCCCGAAAATTCACTGGTGGCAGGCAATCCCGCAAAAGTAATCAGGAGTATCGCCTGA
- a CDS encoding CocE/NonD family hydrolase — protein sequence MRHILLGALLCLYGNTAAQSLPFPREAAVNPEILAAAMPALAQKILPQLKAGDDRWGYLQQLLMVQLTARQYQAALKTIREYRAAYAQSDAEKAPVRFIQYETYINALRRKQPVEIAFGKTFKVSLASLHAASRYDIDNWYTADTAYLTTDLQRQLAQLEGQDSIALPEAVQLCRRYTAWQLLPRISRMAAPLLRQFNRQHYHIRDSLLIPTRDGASVSAIVVRPRRQQRPLPVIFFFTIYTDGSNLCIAKEAADKGYIGVVANTRGKRFSPQITMPYEHDGDDARDVINWIIRQSWCNGSIGMYGGSYVGFTQWAAVKDGVPPALKTIVPSAAVVPGFDVPKENNVFMSFVYPWIPYVTNNKFLDNVTYNDRGRWRQMQFNWYRSGAAYETLDSIDGTPNPIYHRWLAHPDYDAYWQNMTTCKEDFARINIPILSTTGYFDGAQIGAMYYYREHLRYRSNAEHYLVIGPYDHLGCQHVPLPYVNGYTIDSVARISIHQLIYQWFDHILKGAPKPALLKDRVNYQVMGTNQWRHVPSLRQMNNDTLKLYLSPQRLVRQPAADTVFMPQQVDLSDRNGSFTGNYIHSPLSGSSINTANGLVFVSDPLPASMAVNGSFLGRLQVIPNKKDVDIGINLYEQTPDGQYFQLSYFIGRASYAASLEKRQLLTPGSVNTISFSNTRMISKQLAKGSRLVVVINVNQNPFEEINYGTGKKVSEETMADAGGPVQLQWRTDSYIEIGTHP from the coding sequence ATGAGACACATTCTCCTGGGGGCATTGTTATGCCTGTACGGGAACACCGCTGCACAGTCACTGCCCTTCCCACGGGAAGCTGCTGTAAATCCGGAGATACTGGCGGCCGCTATGCCGGCGCTCGCACAAAAGATTCTGCCACAGCTCAAAGCCGGCGATGACAGGTGGGGCTATCTGCAGCAGCTGCTGATGGTGCAGCTGACGGCCCGGCAATACCAGGCAGCATTGAAGACTATCAGAGAATATCGTGCCGCCTATGCGCAAAGCGATGCGGAAAAAGCCCCTGTGCGGTTCATCCAGTATGAGACTTATATTAATGCACTCAGGCGCAAACAACCGGTGGAGATAGCCTTCGGCAAAACATTTAAAGTCTCACTGGCAAGCCTGCACGCCGCCAGCCGGTACGACATCGACAACTGGTATACCGCGGATACGGCCTACCTTACTACCGATCTGCAACGGCAGCTGGCACAACTCGAAGGGCAGGACAGCATCGCGCTGCCGGAGGCGGTGCAGCTGTGCCGGCGTTATACCGCCTGGCAACTGCTCCCCCGCATCAGTAGGATGGCCGCGCCCTTGCTGCGGCAGTTCAACCGGCAACATTACCACATCCGGGACAGCCTGCTGATCCCTACCCGTGACGGCGCCAGCGTGTCGGCCATTGTGGTGCGGCCCAGGCGTCAGCAGCGACCGCTGCCCGTTATCTTTTTCTTCACCATATATACCGATGGCAGTAATCTCTGCATCGCCAAGGAAGCAGCCGACAAGGGTTACATAGGCGTAGTCGCCAATACCCGGGGAAAACGCTTCAGCCCCCAAATAACTATGCCTTACGAACATGATGGCGACGATGCCCGCGATGTGATCAACTGGATCATCCGTCAGTCGTGGTGTAATGGAAGTATCGGTATGTACGGCGGCAGCTATGTGGGCTTCACGCAATGGGCCGCTGTTAAAGACGGCGTGCCGCCGGCGCTCAAAACTATCGTACCGTCTGCTGCCGTCGTTCCCGGCTTTGATGTACCCAAAGAAAACAATGTGTTCATGAGTTTCGTGTATCCGTGGATACCCTATGTCACCAACAACAAGTTCCTGGATAACGTGACATACAATGACCGGGGCCGCTGGCGACAAATGCAGTTCAACTGGTATCGCAGCGGCGCTGCCTATGAAACGCTGGACAGCATAGACGGCACGCCTAACCCCATCTACCACCGGTGGCTGGCGCATCCGGACTACGACGCTTACTGGCAAAACATGACGACCTGCAAAGAGGACTTCGCCAGGATCAACATCCCCATCCTGAGCACTACAGGCTATTTCGACGGGGCCCAAATCGGTGCTATGTATTATTACAGGGAACACTTACGGTACCGCTCCAACGCGGAACACTACCTCGTTATCGGGCCGTACGATCATCTTGGGTGCCAGCATGTGCCGCTTCCTTACGTCAACGGTTATACGATTGATAGTGTCGCGCGTATCAGTATCCATCAGCTGATCTACCAGTGGTTTGATCATATCCTGAAAGGGGCGCCTAAACCGGCCCTGCTGAAAGACCGCGTCAACTACCAGGTGATGGGCACCAACCAATGGAGGCATGTGCCATCCCTCCGGCAGATGAATAACGATACGCTGAAGCTCTACCTGTCGCCACAGCGGCTGGTACGCCAACCGGCGGCTGATACGGTTTTCATGCCGCAACAGGTTGATTTGTCAGACAGGAACGGCAGTTTCACCGGCAACTATATCCATTCTCCGCTGTCCGGCAGCAGCATCAATACTGCCAACGGGCTGGTATTCGTCAGTGATCCGCTGCCAGCCTCCATGGCTGTCAACGGCTCGTTCCTGGGCAGGCTGCAGGTCATCCCCAATAAAAAAGATGTGGACATTGGCATTAACCTGTATGAACAAACGCCGGACGGACAATATTTCCAGCTCTCGTATTTTATCGGGCGGGCCAGTTACGCCGCCAGCCTGGAAAAACGGCAGCTGCTCACACCCGGCAGCGTCAATACTATTTCGTTTAGCAATACCCGTATGATCAGTAAACAACTTGCCAAAGGCAGCCGGCTGGTGGTGGTGATCAACGTCAACCAGAATCCGTTTGAAGAAATCAATTACGGTACCGGCAAAAAAGTAAGTGAGGAAACGATGGCCGATGCGGGCGGGCCGGTACAGCTGCAGTGGAGAACTGACAGCTATATAGAAATAGGCACCCATCCATGA